CATTAGTAGTAGTAGCACATTTAGCCACAGTTCTGACACTCTCAATCAGGGCCTCTGTATTGGACTCCTGGGACAGAATCTCTGTGAGCTGTTCTGGAGTTATGACAAGCTTCACCCTCCACACTCCACTCCTCTGCTTAGGAATCATCTCTATGCATGGCTTCCTGCATTTGGTGACAGTAGAAATGGTGTGGGTAGAAATCCTAGGAAGGAGGTGATCAGAGGCACAGGGCAACTGGGCTGGGGCTGGCAGAGACACCCCCTTCTCTGCCTCCTCCTCTGGGTGACTGTGACTGTGACTGTGACTGTGATTCAGAGGCAGCAGGTAGTACAATTCTCCATTGAGGAGGTCTTCATTGTGAGGCAGGGGCTGAGAAGTAGATGTGAGACACCCATGGAAGATTCCATGACCTGGGTAGTCATTGGTAATGCATTCAGCAGTGAGGGGTCCATCAAACTCCATCACCCCTCCACTGGGGGTCATGACCTTAATGGCCTCCTCCACCTCTGCAAAACTCCCAAAAGCACAATTCCCCATCAAATAGAATACCAGTTCACTCCCCTCCTTCCCAATCTACCATACCAGTCCAGTCCAGTCCCCTCCTTCCCAATCTACCACATTCTCATTCATACCATGACTGATAAATATGTGAAAAAGCACAAGATATATAATATTTGCTAATGCAAGGTGTTACAGTGTTGTAAGACAGTGGGAGTTATGGCAAGGAATGTTTGCAGATGAAGGCAGTTGCTTTTCCCGAGTATATAAAACTAGGTGGGTGGGTGTTTTTTTCTGAGTGGAAGCgagatttttaagaattttttgcAACCGACAGTCCAGAAAGATCCCGCTGTCGACATTGTTGGGCAAAAAGAGAATTGAGTGGGCTCCATTCTTGTCTGACCACATCATGGTAATCTTCTTTTGTTTTTGACCCTGAATGCATTTGGAATCCATGCCTTCAATTGGTTTCCAACTTACAAGAATAGATCAATTATAATCTTCACCTTTTTTTTTCTTAGGCTGGTCCAAAAGTATAATATTGATTAATTACAATGAGCTGACCATACCACATGTGCAAAagcattcaatcaacattttcagCAATTGTTGGGACTTACAATCActgcttttcttcttctttccagcTACCTTATTCATTTTACATTGGCTTGTAATGGTGAAATTTCATATCCATGCCTTTTTTTTCTActttatgatttttaaaaaatatgtACATACTTAGTATCTTCATGGGTATAGAATTCACATGTATTGTCAAAATTTACtaattttaatattcattttataatATGTTTTTAGGACTTATTTTAGtctatctttaatttttttttgtcctGATGTCAATTGTGTTGTATCTTTAATTAAAAGTAGAAATAAAATTTACATGTACTCTTCAAAATTGTAATAATTTTAGTATTCATTTTATGATATATTTTTAGGACTTATTTAATCTATCTTTAACTTTTTTTTGGTTTAGATGTCAATTGTATTGTATCTTTAGTTAAGAGTGGGTATAGAACTCACATATATTGTTCAAAATTGTACTAATTTTAGTATTCATTTTATAGTATGTTTTCAGAACTTATTTTAGTCTATCTTTAACTTTTTTTTGGTCTAGATGTCAAGTGTATTGTGTCTTTTTGTTAGTGTTCTTTTATCACGAGCTTTTaatgtttttttgtttattttaatcaTTTTACAATGTTTTTAAAACTTGATTTTGTCTAAAATGAACATGTAGTTGCATAGATGTTTACGCACATGGCAATTATATCTCACAATGATATGGTTGTATAAATTCAATTAATGGACAAGACAATGCCATTTTTTACTTTCTTTTGTTTTGCAACATTATTCCTCCAACTTTTGTCAAACTTGCAACAATATTCCCTAACCCTCTTATCAAGAATATTAGATTGAATGATAGAGGGTTTTTATTCAAAGTTGGCCCATATCTTTAACAATGTCTCATGCAATAGATTGATTATGCTTTGATATTCCACACTATTTATAAGATTTTTCCCATACAATCATGATTTTTCGTAGAAATTTGGATTATATCAAAATTACTTGAGCTTTGTTTATGAGTAATCATCACAATTGGTTGTATTTATTGCAAGAGATTTTGAAGCTTGGGGGATTCTTTTTAAATGTTTTCTCTACATTAGCTAGAATTCTCGGGAGATGTCTTCTTAGTAATGAGAACTTTTTCTCACTTGTTTTGGAATATTCTCTTCATAAGATATTTAACAAGATGACATTATTAGTATTCATAATGGTGAAAATTCTACATCCATGCCTTTTTCTTAACTCTATCATTTTTATATAGTGATAAGTATATATATTAGGTATCTTTAGTTAAGAATGGGTATAATTCATAGGTATTGTAGAAAAATGTATATGGaactttattaattttaatatttattctatAGTATATTTTTAAGATTCATTTTAGTTTATCTTTAACTATTTTTTAGTTTAAATGTCAAGTTGTTGTGTGCCTTTGTGTTAGCATTCTTTTGACATGAgcttttaatgtttttttatttattataatcaTTTTATGATGTTTTAAAATCTTGATGTTATCTAAAATGAATATGTAGTTGTATAGATGTTTACACAAATGGCAATTTTGTCTAACAATAATATGATTATATAGATTCTATTTAATGGCCAACACAATGTCATTTCAACTTCCTTTTGTTTTGTAACATTGCCCCTCCAACGAAACTAACACTTCATCTAAATGGGTATTACATCGAACCTTCTACAAAGTTGACATTAGTAAGAATCTTGATGGTTATATTTAGAACTAAAATGAAGCCACCCCTATTGGTTGGTGCAAGCTCAACTTTGATGGTGCAACAAAGGGTAACTAGGGGCTTGCTAGTGGTGGTGGCATGCTTCTTTCCCCTTTTGGAGTTGTAGTCTTTGAATATGTTGGTGAATTGGATATAAACAAAAACAATGTGGTAGAAGGTATGGATCTTGTTTAGGGAATTAAGATCGCCCTCTCCATTAGGATCAAACACCTTCTCAATAACGGTGGTTCCAAGTAGATCATTGATGTGGTGAAAGGATCCAACCATCCTGGCTAGGGCATGGAGGACACTATCAGTGACATCAAAATCTTTGCACAGGGTTGGACAAGTTTGAGCTTATTCACATATATAGAGAATGAAACAAGTTCGTGGATGTTATGACCAATTTATGGAATGGTCATTCAAATCTAAGGTGATGGTGAAGTTTCAATTGCTTCCTAAAAAATGTGAGAAACATCCTTTATGTGGAATGACATATCTCCATTGCTAACAATGATGATTAACTGTGTCCTTGTTTGGGGGGTTTGGTTTCTCCTTCTTCATCTTTGTGCCCTACAATTTGATTTGAAGTTGGTACATGATTGCTTCATGTCTAATATGTTTCTCTGCAAGAACGCCTTGTGTCTTCATGTGTTGTTTCATGATTGACatgtcttcaacatgtccactccatgagtgcCTTTCTTATATGTGCTTTGTAGCCTACATATATTTGTGTATTGCTTCAGGTCGTATTTGTTTTCTGTGCATACTTTGTGCCTCAGTATATTGGTATATTACTTTGTATTTTACATGAATGTTGCATCTATGCTCCATGCTTTATTTATATTACTTAATGTTCACATGTGTGCTATTTCATACTTTTGAGTATATACTTATGGATTTGAGTTACATGTCTGATATGTATTCAAGTGAATTGCTTCGTGCTTTAAGTGTATTCGCATGCCTTACATATGTTTCTCTTAAAAGTATATATACTTCATAATTTGTGGATGATTATATGTTTACTATGTCTTCAATATGTTGACCCCATTGTATGTTTTATACGTGTACATGTATACTTGTATTGTATGTATAATTATGTGTTTGCTCCATGTTTGTCATATTTTTAGCATAATTGTGAGCTTCCTAATGTATGCTTTATGTCTTGAATATGCTTCGCATCATGATTGATATGTTTTCAATGTGTTATGTGCATTTATGTGCCTTCTTCAAATGTTTGGTATTTTAAACATAGCTACTTCAGGACTGATTTGTTTTCAGAATGCTTACCCCATGTGCGTTCTCTAAGTgtatctatcatgtatgctttacATGTGATTGCATCCTATCTAGCATATGTTGTTCTACATAAGTACTTCTCTCATAACCACATACACTCCATATATATACTTCGTGacttaaaaaaaattatgtgaTTCATGCGTTACATTTATTTCACTTGTATGTTACACACCCTAATTGTATTCACTCTGCTTCACACCTtgtgtatattcatgtgtatactccCTCTTTTATGTAGATACTTCTGCCTTATATGCTTTGGATTTACACCttatgtgtatttgtatgtatgaCTCATGTCTTATGTATTTAAGTGTATGCTTGATGTATGGAGTTTGTGCATAGAGTGTTTACTTTGTATATGTTTCATATACATGCTTTATGCTTCAGATCTTACGTGTATTCGTGAATATTGCTACAAGCATTACTTATGTTTATGCTTCAAGACTTGCATGTATTTAGATGACTTCGTGTATATTACTTCATACCCTGCATAGATGCTTCATGTCTTACATACTCTTATGCCTCATACATCATTCCTTGCATGTATTCATGTGTATTACTTGTATTCAGATTTCGTGCCTCACTACCTTACATGTATTGTGTATACATTTCATGTATGCTTCATGTcttcacatatacatatgtatactttgtttttatttttatttatttggaaAAATGATTCGGTTTGAGAAACTTGTCaattgctcgaggacaagcaatttcgggaaggaaggactgtcatgtcccctccttgattgaTATATATGCaacaattattatttattaattaatataatataatataatatttatcaacaaattattatttgaaattattaaatatttacttttttaattatatttatttatcaataataatattcttgaagtatttaaattaatattatattacataAGTTATAAACAAATTATTCAATTATATACAGCATATTGAAAATCCAGAATGCAGCATATACATTTTGAAAACTCAGAATATATATACAACAAACTATACATAAAATATACATTTATAACTTTATGTTAATACATATACAACAAGCCATTTCATATTGGAAGTCGttttgaacactccatgatcattgcttgaggacaatcaATCTTGGgtggggtggactgtaatgtccccactttgaaatggaatttaataataaataataataataaaattaaaatattaaaaattaaattataatataaagaatataattaaatataattaattaaaatataattaagttcatgaatggttaaaagacatggaaggaaaagttgcgactccctcaacaataagatataaaaaggagaagagaacctcatttgggagggggataacttggaaatcagaagtgcagatctgatttaaataagaagtgcaggtctgattgtgaaaggttgtgtccctttcaaagggcagaaataatgaagagttgcacactttcaaagggtgttaatggtgaaagggtgtgtctcttgccaaagggcatacgtgatgaagaggtatgacctctccctcacattgagagatataaagaaaaaggaatcaaagcatctagAACATCACCATGGATTGATAAGATCAGAATTGCTATTAAGTTACAGgaagtaacatctttgttcttggtggtatgcatggggatgagctaagaatgtatgcttaatatatgaaacctgataatgttttcatgcagaattaatagtaatattaatctggactgcaatatgtatgacaaacatacataatttcatatatatattcataatacataagaaattagtatacttatagtctaaatcatgttattactgtcagtatttaagaagatgggaatgagatgttccaaagaggggtagtctaaatccaagcaataggttaagtcccaagatagggtggggatcaacgacccataagccttgagggtatagacccaagataggtaagggcttggatctataaactttgagggaacctattgtatttggtctctaagcgctttggtaacatacataaacccttctcccttaaactaaagtagtagcagggtctgataGCTATATTAAAAACAACGAatcatgaaattaatcatctaacgAGGAAAACaaataagaacttgttaataattaattgaagaatatcaatcaattttagtatattgaaatagatcaagtaggggacattacatctttGTGCCCTATAGTTTGATTTGAAGTTGGTATGTGTATTTTTTTTCTCCCTTTCAATTGTCTATGTGAGCTGGTTTGATATGTTTGATTAGTCTTTGTGGAATCTAACACATTATGGTGCCAATACGGTGTTGATAAGGAAGTGCCCTTGTGCAACTCTATGGGGCCTATGATAAACATGGTTCTATGCGGACCTTGTATCAATTAGGTGGGGCTTGTGTGCTACTTTGTGGGGCCAAAAGTTGACTTGGACTTGTGTTGATGTGGCAATGACTAGGATGAACCCATATAAAACCATATGGGGCATTTCGTTGACTTGGCCTTACTTTAAGTGGACTACCAAGGTGGCGCCTAATCGGCCAAAACCTAGTTACCATATGTGGGATTCCTTTAGTATTAATTGCATGTGTACTTGGTATCTCCATGCAAGGATTTTGGATATAAATTTTCTTCCCTACCTTAAGGCCTTATttttaaatgattgattgattgtgaCTATTAGCATGTGGAGATCTCTCTCCTTGTGCATAATATGTACTCTCGATTATTGGAATCACATTTGTTATTAATTTGGATGATTGGCACACATCTCAAACTAATTATCTCCCCCCTTATGTCTATCCTTTTGGTTTAGATATCTACTCTTTGGTGGTTTTTTCATTATGTGAAGTATTTAGGGTCTGAAAAGGAAATGCAGTCTATATGGGTGGTGATAAAGTGAGGATTGAGTCTAGGTCTTATGAATAATTTTGTAGCAATGCCATTTTTTGGCATATACGTTGTATAGGTGAGGTCTCCTCTTTCTTAGAGTTCCTCAATGGGCCCAATGAGAGTTTGTTGATCCAATTCGCCAAATCTTGGGATAACAAAAGAGTGTATGTTGGTGGGATTTATTTTGAGATTAGTGAGGAATTTATTTGTCAGGACACCAGGATGTCCACCAGAGGTCGTAATGAAAAAATCATATCAAATTTGTTGATAAGGAGAGATTCACCTTGTTCttcaaaaacaatgaaattacAGCTAAACTTTGAGGAGTTTTCAACAAGGCCAAGCTGTCGAAACTATGGGACAATTATGTGTTGGTTGTTCCAACTGATGGCCTTGAGATTTCCTAAAATTATTCCACTCTTTATGCTCAAAATTATCAAGGTGTTGGCCAATTTGATGAACGATTACCACTATTAATATGACCATTTCCTACACTTTAGGCTTTGTTAGACCTAGACaagtaaaaatatttaatttacttGACAATGGGTGAAAAATACAAGTGTTGTAGATAAATCTCATGCCTTAAGATAAAAGGATTCAATGTTTGGCATGTGAGTGTGTAGCTCTTGTAGAATTTTAGGCTTATATGAGATGGTGCAAATCAAAcatatttaaaaacttaaaaaggAAAATATGTGTAAGTGGTGTTTGTGAGATGATTTGGTGAACATGAAAGCTTTTGAGTTGGGTAATACCAAGGCAAGATTGGTGTCTATATCTAGGCAAGATTGGCATCTGTATCTAGGATCCTAGTGCATACCGGGACATCCTCACATAGTACTATTGTTTGTCACTAATCacgtcaaaaaatttaaaaatgttcatcttttGTGTTAAAAATGTTTCATCCTGCACACATAGAGACATGAAAGATTATTGGGGTTgtttaggggttttccttagtcaaagcCCCATTTTGTTCTTTCAACCTCCATGGATATCTAAAAAGAAAATGAgagataaaaatattttaaatcctaGTTATATTAAGGATTAAAATCTGAGTAAAATATTTGATAATGGTGTTAACCCTAGTCTACAGGTTGAACCAGTATTGCATGTAAATAAATTTAACAATATtgataaatagatatatttatatatcaaagagattatcaTGCAATAAATAAAGAGAATAAGAAAAAAAAACAAGGGTGTTTTCACTAGTCAAGGATTCTCTATTGAATAAACATAATTCATGTAGAAGTAATAATCCTTCTTTAAGAAGCTTCAACTATTATAAAAAAGAAAACAAGTGATAAAAAAAGCACTCTGAAATATTGTTGTAATGGTTGTAAGTATATTGGTAGAGTTTCCCAATAGACAAAAGTAGAGAACTTTCTTGACAAAGTTTTTAAAAGATGCTTGAAAAATGGTAAAGAGAGTTTTATTTTATTGTATGAGAAGGAAAAGACATTAGTTTATCATTTATGCATTAagacatacaatgtaaatgagccaCATAAAAAGTGTTCTTTTAAAGTTTTCTTGTAGGAGAATATTGTTGAAATTAAGAATGCAATCTAGCAACATCTTGTGTTATTTGAACACAGGATAAAATATTTcgtataaaaatattaaaatttatcatTACAGTATGAACTAAGGTGGGTTCAAAGTGTAAATGTGGAATTGCACATGTAATTTTTGACATTGCTTAACCAAATTCTATGAAAATATGGTGGTGGAGACCAAAGATCTGTGTGTATGCTCTTTAATCATGTATTTTGTACCCTAGTATAAAGGGGTATAAGGAATgacaatatataataaaataaatcaacCCAAATATGTACACATAATAATTTATCACATCCATATAATATCTTGTACAAACCATTATATACTCATTATATATACTTTCAAAACATTAACATCAATATCTTAGTGCATTTTCACTTCACATTTGTATCATAATTATACACAAGAAATATATCTACTTCTCTTAGTTCTATCTCTCTTAtctctaacacacacacacacacacacacacacacacacacacacacacacacacacatattgttaTATGTAGGTACTTGTTTATATTCCTTGTTATGAACTTTAAGTTTTGTCTTAGGATGAATGTAAGTGGCACATTTATCTTGTGATATATTAATCCTTGGTAATATTTCTCCACGTGTGTGTTCCTTTGTGTTTCCAACCTTTGGCACCCTTATAGGTTTTCACAATTAGCCTCCATTAGGCcacaattttaatttttcaacctACTAGAAGTGACACAAATCTATCTTGCCAATGGTACCATTGATCTTtgtattataaaaattaatagGAAGGATTACTAAATAATTTAAAGGGATGGAAAATTCTTAATGCACTATACCACTAAGGCTAGTTCAATAGGTTTTACAAGTGATCAAAGGGAAATATTTCTTAAGGCTATTTCAATGCTATCACAAAGAGAAGGAGAATTTTTTAAATGCAAAAGAAACATCTTAGCTTTGTGTGGATTTCAATTGCTTCATCAAATCA
The nucleotide sequence above comes from Cryptomeria japonica chromosome 11, Sugi_1.0, whole genome shotgun sequence. Encoded proteins:
- the LOC131071578 gene encoding uncharacterized protein LOC131071578; the protein is MGNCAFGSFAEVEEAIKVMTPSGGVMEFDGPLTAECITNDYPGHGIFHGCLTSTSQPLPHNEDLLNGELYYLLPLNHSHSHSHSHPEEEAEKGVSLPAPAQLPCASDHLLPRISTHTISTVTKCRKPCIEMIPKQRSGVWRVKLVITPEQLTEILSQESNTEALIESVRTVAKCATTTNACQDHDHGDCNSLKPSVEMLSDVAVDESVGAQMDRGI